The uncultured Bacteroides sp. genomic sequence TTTTTGAAAGCTGGCTGGAATCTGCCAAACATTGAATTACATTAAAAAAAAGACAGACGAGATGTTTTTTACATGGCACTTTTGCAAGATTTTACTAAAAATAGAAAGCATCCATAACTCTTTCACTCTTTCTTGTAAAATGTTTTAATATAGTGTGTTATCCTGTGATTGTAGCATTCTTATCTGTCACGAAATCCATCTTTTGGGGGCCTACCCTCACTTTTTTGAGTCATTTATCTCTAAATTGAACAAAACTCAGCTTGTTATGTATTCAGAAAAAATGAAAGTTAAAATCGATAAATTAAGCTCGAAAAAGTGAGGGTAGGTCTAATAATTGACTGATCAGTGATAGATGAAATTGCATCTATCACTGGTCAATTAGTTTATAATCAATATTATACAATAAAAAGTGATGGAGTGAGGGTATATGTAGTTAAATACTGTTGGCAAAGAAACTAAAGTGCTCTTTCATTATCTAATAATTTATTTATTTTAAAATAAATAGCTATTTTTGCAAAATCAAATCAATTAAAAGAGACTATATATTAATTGAATTCAATATCTATACTATGAAACATATCAGATTATTAGCATTTACGTTTGCGTTTACCTTGTTTTTGATTGGAAATCCATTCAAAGCTTCAGCTGATGGAGAGACTTTTGATCCTGTTGAATATGTGAATCCATTAATAGGTTCTCAATCAACTTATCAGTTATCAACAGGCAATACATATCCTGCCATTGCCCGCCCATGGGGCATGAATTTTTGGGTTCCTCAGACCGGAAAGATGGGTGATGGATGGTGTTACGTGTATACAGAAAATAAAATACGTGGCTTTAAGCAGACTCATCAACCAAGTCCGTGGATCAATGATTACGGTCAGTTCTCTATTATGCCGGTAGTTGGTGCTCCTGTTTTTGATGAGGAGAAGCGTGCTAGTTGGTTTTCGCATAAGGCAGAGGTTGCCAAGCCTTACTATTACAAAGTTTATCTTGCCGATCATGATGTGGTAACCGAGATTGCGCCAACTGAACGTGCAGCTATGTTTCGTTTTACATTCCCTGAGAATAATAAATCTTTTGTGGTAGTAGATGCTTTTGATAAGGGGTCATATATTAAAATAATACCAAATGAGAATAAAATCATTGGTTATACAACAAAGAATAGTGGGGGAGTACCTGCAAACTTTAAAAACTATTTTGTGATCACTTTCGATAAGTCGTTTACATATAAATATACTTTTTCTGATGGTGAATTAAAAAAGGATGCCGAACAAACATCCAATCACGTGGGAGCTGTTATCGGATTTGAAACAGCCAAAGGTGAAGTAGTTCATGCTAAGGTAGCCTCTTCATTTATAAGTATTGAGCAAGCAAACCTTAACTTGAAAGAACTTGGTAGTGATAGCTTTGATCAGGTTGTATCTAAAGGAAAAGCTGAATGGAATAAATCTTTAAGTAAGATAGAGATAGATGGCGGTTCATTAGACCAGTATCGTACATTCTATTCCTGCATGTATCGCTCCATGTTGTTCCCGCGCAAGTTTTATGAGATAGATGCATCTGGCAAAATAGTTCATTACAGTCCGTATAACGGCGAGGTGTTACCTGGATATATGTATACAGACTCAGGTTTATGGGATACGTTTCGTTGCTTGTTCCCCTTCCTCAACATGATGTATCCTTCAGTAAACAAAGAAATACAGGAAGGTCTTATTAATGCCTATAAAGAAAGTGGATTTTTCCCCGAATGGGCTAGTCCGGGCCACCGTGGTTGTATGGTGGGAAATAACTCGGCTTCCGTTCTGGTTGATGCATATATGAAAGGAGTAAAGGTTGCCGATCTTGAAACATTATACAAAGGACTTATCCATGGAACGGAAAATGTTCACCCAACTGTGTCATCAACCGGACGTTTGGGATACGAATATTATAACAAGCTGGGATATGTTCCTTACGATGTGAAGATCAACGAAAATGCAGCCCGTACATTGGAATATTCGTATGATGACTGGTGTATTTATAAACTGGCAAAGGACCTTAAGCGTCCAAAG encodes the following:
- a CDS encoding GH92 family glycosyl hydrolase, which codes for MKHIRLLAFTFAFTLFLIGNPFKASADGETFDPVEYVNPLIGSQSTYQLSTGNTYPAIARPWGMNFWVPQTGKMGDGWCYVYTENKIRGFKQTHQPSPWINDYGQFSIMPVVGAPVFDEEKRASWFSHKAEVAKPYYYKVYLADHDVVTEIAPTERAAMFRFTFPENNKSFVVVDAFDKGSYIKIIPNENKIIGYTTKNSGGVPANFKNYFVITFDKSFTYKYTFSDGELKKDAEQTSNHVGAVIGFETAKGEVVHAKVASSFISIEQANLNLKELGSDSFDQVVSKGKAEWNKSLSKIEIDGGSLDQYRTFYSCMYRSMLFPRKFYEIDASGKIVHYSPYNGEVLPGYMYTDSGLWDTFRCLFPFLNMMYPSVNKEIQEGLINAYKESGFFPEWASPGHRGCMVGNNSASVLVDAYMKGVKVADLETLYKGLIHGTENVHPTVSSTGRLGYEYYNKLGYVPYDVKINENAARTLEYSYDDWCIYKLAKDLKRPKKEIDLFAKRAMNYKNLFDKETKLMRGKNADGKFMSPFSPLKWGDAFTEGNSWHYTWSVFHDPQGLIDLMGGKDTFVSMLDSVFAVPPVFDASYYGQVIHEIREMQIMNMGNYAHGNQPIQHMIYMYNYAGQPWKAQYWLREVMNRMYTCNPDGYCGDEDNGQTSAWYVFSALGFYPVCPGTNEYVLGAPLFKKATITFENGNKMVINAPDNSTNNRYIEAMTFNGRAYTKNYLKHADLINGGEINIRMSDTPNKQRGILKEDFPYSFSVNEK